One Actinosynnema pretiosum DNA segment encodes these proteins:
- a CDS encoding transposase, which yields MSVAAAGRSDLADAQWAMPVGVKPGRPPRWGKRHLVDGIRWRVRVGAP from the coding sequence GTGTCGGTGGCCGCGGCGGGGCGGTCCGACCTGGCCGACGCGCAGTGGGCGATGCCCGTCGGCGTCAAGCCGGGTCGCCCACCGAGGTGGGGGAAGCGGCACCTCGTCGACGGCATCAGGTGGCGGGTGCGCGTCGGCGCCCCGTGA
- a CDS encoding ABC transporter ATP-binding protein — MSAGLAARSVERVTGGKVIVDGVTLELEPGSTTGLLGPNGAGKSTLLRLLSGVLAPTAGVVTLDGEPLGRSRRELARRLAVVAQQAETQVELTVAEVVRLGRVPHRKLLAGPTARDEAAVARALERTGLTGHAGQSWHTLSGGERQRVQIARALAQEPQELLLDEPTNHLDIQHQLELLGLVVSLPVTAVIALHDLNLAAMHCDRLVVLRAGRVVAAGKPEEVLTAELIGEVYGVRAEVTPTGVDGRPHVRYLGVGR, encoded by the coding sequence GTGAGCGCGGGGCTGGCCGCCCGCTCGGTGGAGCGGGTCACCGGGGGCAAGGTCATCGTCGACGGGGTGACCCTGGAGCTGGAACCGGGCAGCACGACCGGGCTGCTCGGGCCGAACGGCGCCGGGAAGTCGACGCTGCTGCGGCTGCTGTCCGGGGTGCTCGCGCCCACGGCGGGCGTGGTGACGCTCGACGGCGAACCGCTGGGCCGCTCCCGGCGCGAGCTGGCGCGGCGGCTCGCGGTCGTGGCGCAGCAGGCGGAGACGCAGGTGGAGCTGACCGTGGCCGAGGTCGTGCGGCTCGGGCGCGTGCCGCACCGCAAGCTGCTGGCCGGGCCGACGGCGCGGGACGAGGCGGCGGTCGCGCGGGCGCTGGAGCGGACCGGGCTGACCGGGCACGCCGGGCAGTCGTGGCACACGCTGTCGGGCGGGGAGCGGCAGCGGGTGCAGATCGCGCGGGCGCTGGCGCAGGAGCCGCAGGAGCTGCTGCTCGACGAGCCGACCAACCACCTGGACATCCAGCACCAGCTTGAGCTGCTCGGGCTGGTGGTGTCGCTGCCGGTGACGGCGGTGATCGCGCTGCACGACCTGAACCTGGCGGCGATGCACTGCGACCGGCTGGTGGTGCTGCGCGCCGGGAGGGTGGTGGCGGCCGGGAAGCCGGAGGAGGTGCTGACGGCGGAGCTGATCGGCGAGGTCTACGGGGTCCGCGCCGAGGTGACCCCGACCGGCGTCGACGGGCGACCGCACGTGCGGTACCTGGGGGTCGGGCGCTAG
- a CDS encoding aminoglycoside phosphotransferase family protein — translation MNAAGRWETTAELVRLLVAEAHPDLAGLPVRRVASGWANQLWRLGEDLAVRLPVLDDESAGLLAKEFRWLPELAPRLPLAVPVPLRFTSPSARFPRPWSVVEWVPGTPADTTPLTAPADSAAALSAFLRALNRPAPPGAPTNPSRRAPLSARSDDVAAHLSRAADKVDSAALQDIWSDAVSAPEWEALPVWLHGDLHPANVITNHGALTGVVDFGGMCAGDPAVDLSAAWKLLPHRVIPDFLATCPHADGATVRRARGWALLSGLLMVSVGRAWTRGEPGGQPTWGAAGHRTLRRLRGLPDG, via the coding sequence GTGAACGCGGCGGGGAGGTGGGAGACGACGGCGGAGCTGGTGCGTCTTCTGGTGGCCGAGGCACATCCGGACCTGGCCGGGTTGCCCGTGCGGCGGGTGGCGTCCGGGTGGGCGAACCAGCTGTGGCGCCTGGGCGAGGACCTGGCAGTGCGCCTGCCGGTGCTGGACGACGAGTCGGCGGGGTTGCTGGCCAAGGAGTTCCGCTGGTTGCCGGAGCTGGCCCCGCGCCTTCCCCTAGCGGTCCCGGTCCCCCTGCGCTTCACCTCGCCTTCCGCCCGCTTTCCCCGCCCGTGGTCCGTGGTGGAGTGGGTCCCCGGAACCCCGGCGGACACCACCCCCCTGACCGCCCCCGCCGACTCCGCGGCCGCCCTGTCCGCTTTCCTGCGCGCCCTGAACCGCCCGGCTCCGCCAGGCGCCCCCACCAACCCGTCCCGCCGCGCCCCGCTGAGCGCCCGCTCCGACGACGTGGCCGCTCACCTGTCGCGAGCGGCCGATAAAGTGGATTCCGCCGCCCTGCAAGACATCTGGTCCGACGCGGTGAGCGCTCCGGAATGGGAAGCCCTTCCGGTCTGGCTGCACGGCGACCTGCACCCCGCGAACGTGATCACCAACCACGGCGCGCTGACCGGCGTGGTCGACTTCGGCGGGATGTGCGCGGGCGACCCGGCGGTGGACCTGTCCGCGGCCTGGAAGCTCCTGCCGCACCGGGTGATCCCGGACTTCCTGGCGACGTGCCCGCACGCGGACGGGGCCACCGTCCGGAGGGCGCGGGGCTGGGCGCTGCTGTCCGGGTTGCTGATGGTCTCGGTGGGGCGGGCCTGGACGCGCGGCGAACCGGGCGGCCAACCCACCTGGGGCGCGGCGGGGCACCGAACCCTGCGGCGGTTGCGCGGGTTGCCGGACGGCTGA
- a CDS encoding ATP-binding protein, giving the protein MPEPTTPLALPAKPRRLPPEPTRFVGRDAELDRLDAALHAAQAEGVPPVLALAGAGGVGKTWLAVRWAHRNAGRFPDGQLFVDLRGFTPDGAPMETSVAVRGFLDALGVEPSRIPTDLHDQAGLYRSLLADRRVLVVLDNAASAEQVAPLLPGGRSSAVIVTSRNALRPLFVQHDVHHERLPPLTADEAEALLTARLGAKRVAAEREAVAELVALCRGSALALALVASRARLRPGAPLAGFAAELRESGLSALDDDDPAISLPAVLSWSYDALPPERRRLFALIGLSPGPDLSREATASLVDLPPSAAAQALRGLEEASLLEQDDRGRYSMHDLVRVHALAVADEALGADEREAALTRLLDHYARTAHACDRLLAPHRQPLPLPPPARGALVRPPAGTAEAMAWLAEEHPNLLAAQESAAVAGEHHTAWLLAWGADSFHGRCGHLRDRVLTWQRAVESAEHLAEPMPLIRANRFLGRALAHLGRHRAAVVRLHKALALAEAGDDRSERAHSHRMLAWVRCEVGDDERGLADARLACDLFRDLDQPVWEAAALTYRGLLTARLLDRAAGRADCEAALELYRAHPNPDGEATTRHYLAAIEHGDGRHREAVGHCAEALRLYRGLHNTNMTADVLEQLGEAHAALGAEDAARAAWKEALVLYEGQGREDAAERVRRVVE; this is encoded by the coding sequence ATGCCCGAGCCCACCACCCCGCTCGCGTTACCCGCCAAGCCCCGCCGCCTCCCCCCGGAACCCACCAGGTTCGTCGGTCGCGACGCCGAGCTGGACCGCCTCGACGCGGCCCTCCACGCCGCCCAGGCCGAGGGCGTCCCACCGGTCCTGGCGCTCGCGGGCGCCGGAGGGGTGGGCAAGACGTGGCTCGCGGTGCGGTGGGCGCACCGGAACGCCGGGCGCTTCCCCGACGGGCAGCTGTTCGTCGACCTGCGCGGGTTCACGCCGGACGGGGCGCCGATGGAGACCTCCGTCGCGGTGCGCGGGTTCCTGGACGCGCTGGGGGTGGAGCCCTCGCGCATCCCGACGGACCTGCACGACCAGGCCGGGCTCTACCGGAGTCTGCTCGCGGACCGGCGCGTCCTGGTGGTGCTGGACAACGCGGCGTCCGCCGAGCAGGTCGCCCCGCTGCTGCCCGGTGGCCGCTCCAGCGCGGTCATCGTCACCAGCCGCAACGCCCTGCGCCCGCTGTTCGTCCAGCACGACGTGCACCACGAGCGCCTCCCGCCCCTGACCGCCGACGAGGCCGAGGCGCTGCTGACGGCCCGGCTGGGCGCGAAGCGGGTGGCTGCGGAGCGCGAGGCGGTGGCCGAGCTGGTGGCGCTGTGCCGGGGGTCCGCGCTCGCGCTGGCGCTGGTGGCGAGCCGGGCCCGGTTGCGGCCGGGGGCGCCGCTGGCGGGGTTCGCCGCCGAGCTGCGCGAGTCCGGCCTGTCCGCGCTGGACGACGACGACCCGGCGATCAGCCTGCCCGCCGTCCTGTCCTGGTCGTACGACGCGCTCCCGCCGGAGCGCCGCCGCCTGTTCGCGCTGATCGGCCTCTCCCCCGGCCCCGACCTGTCCCGCGAGGCCACCGCGAGCCTCGTCGACCTCCCGCCCTCCGCCGCCGCGCAGGCGTTGCGCGGCCTGGAGGAGGCGTCGCTGCTGGAGCAGGACGACCGGGGCCGCTACTCGATGCACGACCTGGTGCGGGTGCACGCGCTGGCCGTGGCCGACGAGGCGCTGGGCGCGGACGAGCGGGAGGCCGCGCTGACCCGCCTGCTCGACCACTACGCCCGCACCGCCCACGCCTGCGACCGCCTCCTCGCCCCGCACCGCCAACCCCTCCCCCTCCCGCCACCGGCGCGCGGCGCGCTGGTGCGGCCACCGGCGGGCACGGCCGAGGCGATGGCGTGGCTGGCCGAGGAGCACCCGAACCTGCTGGCCGCGCAGGAGAGCGCCGCGGTTGCGGGCGAGCACCACACGGCGTGGCTGCTGGCCTGGGGCGCGGACTCGTTCCACGGCCGCTGCGGCCACCTGCGCGACCGGGTCCTCACCTGGCAGCGGGCGGTCGAGTCGGCCGAGCACCTGGCCGAGCCGATGCCGCTGATCCGGGCCAACCGCTTCCTCGGCCGCGCCCTCGCCCACCTGGGCAGGCACCGGGCGGCGGTGGTGCGCCTGCACAAGGCCCTGGCGCTGGCCGAGGCCGGTGACGACCGCTCGGAGCGCGCCCACTCGCACCGGATGCTGGCGTGGGTGCGCTGCGAGGTCGGCGACGACGAGCGGGGCCTGGCGGACGCCCGGCTGGCCTGCGACCTGTTCCGCGACCTGGACCAGCCGGTGTGGGAGGCGGCGGCCCTGACCTACCGGGGCCTGCTGACCGCGCGCCTGCTCGACCGGGCGGCGGGCCGCGCGGACTGCGAGGCCGCGCTGGAGCTGTACCGGGCCCACCCGAACCCCGACGGCGAGGCCACGACCAGGCACTACCTGGCGGCGATCGAGCACGGCGACGGCAGGCACCGGGAGGCGGTGGGGCACTGCGCGGAGGCCCTGCGGCTGTACCGGGGGCTGCACAACACGAACATGACGGCGGACGTGCTGGAGCAGCTCGGGGAGGCGCACGCGGCGCTGGGCGCGGAGGACGCGGCGCGGGCGGCGTGGAAGGAGGCGCTGGTGCTGTACGAGGGCCAGGGGCGGGAGGACGCGGCGGAGCGGGTGCGGAGAGTCGTGGAGTAA
- a CDS encoding DUF4287 domain-containing protein, whose translation MSFQAYLDAIEVKTGKIPADLVAEARERGYGADTKAGEIVQWLKDDYELGRGHAMALVHVIKKGTRIDGKHVGTGTAHSDPGNELRLDGKANR comes from the coding sequence GTGTCCTTCCAGGCATACCTGGACGCCATCGAGGTCAAGACCGGCAAGATCCCCGCCGACCTGGTCGCCGAGGCCCGCGAGCGCGGGTACGGCGCGGACACCAAGGCGGGTGAGATCGTGCAGTGGCTCAAGGACGACTACGAGCTCGGGCGGGGGCACGCGATGGCGCTCGTGCACGTGATCAAGAAGGGCACCCGGATCGACGGCAAGCACGTCGGCACCGGCACCGCGCACAGCGATCCCGGCAACGAGCTGCGCCTGGACGGCAAGGCCAACCGCTAG
- a CDS encoding ABC transporter substrate-binding protein, producing MRPARPATPLRSTTPRATALLVALAAATACSSAPAQDAPAPAAATATAVTLDNCGRKVTVAAPPQRAVALNQGSAEIMYALGLEDRMVGTATWTDPVLPEHAAANEKVPRLADNAPSFERVLEAEPDFVAASFESVLGTGGVATRDQFEQLGVPTYLSPTDCGAKDNSGDGDGVRTTPLTMDDVYGEIRDLAKVFGVAQRGDDLVASLQQRMGAATDGLEAEGVDLAFWFANSEAPYLGGCCGAPGVVVTALGASNSFQDTREEWPQINWEAVAERDPDVLVIGDLTRRSQTAETGAAKIAFLESNPVTARMTAVKEKRYVLLPGQAMNPTMRTVGAVETVAQALRRFGLGG from the coding sequence GTGCGCCCAGCACGCCCCGCCACACCCCTGCGCTCCACAACCCCGCGCGCGACCGCCCTGCTCGTCGCGCTCGCCGCCGCGACCGCCTGCTCCTCCGCCCCCGCGCAGGACGCCCCCGCCCCCGCCGCCGCCACCGCCACCGCCGTCACCCTGGACAACTGCGGCCGGAAGGTCACCGTCGCCGCGCCCCCGCAGCGCGCCGTCGCGCTCAACCAGGGCAGCGCCGAGATCATGTACGCCCTCGGCCTCGAAGACCGCATGGTCGGCACCGCCACCTGGACCGACCCGGTCCTGCCCGAGCACGCCGCCGCCAACGAGAAGGTCCCGCGCCTGGCCGACAACGCGCCCTCGTTCGAGCGCGTCCTGGAGGCCGAGCCCGACTTCGTCGCCGCCTCCTTCGAGTCCGTCCTCGGCACCGGCGGCGTCGCCACCCGCGACCAGTTCGAGCAGCTCGGCGTCCCCACCTACCTCTCGCCCACCGACTGCGGCGCCAAGGACAACAGCGGCGACGGCGACGGCGTCCGCACCACCCCGCTGACCATGGACGACGTCTACGGCGAGATCCGCGACCTGGCGAAGGTCTTCGGCGTCGCCCAGCGCGGCGACGACCTGGTCGCCTCGCTCCAGCAGCGCATGGGCGCCGCCACCGACGGCCTCGAGGCCGAGGGCGTCGACCTGGCGTTCTGGTTCGCCAACTCCGAGGCCCCGTACCTGGGCGGCTGCTGCGGCGCGCCCGGCGTGGTCGTCACGGCGCTCGGCGCGAGCAACTCGTTCCAGGACACCCGAGAGGAGTGGCCCCAGATCAACTGGGAGGCCGTCGCCGAGCGCGACCCCGACGTGCTCGTCATCGGCGACCTCACCCGCCGCTCGCAGACCGCCGAGACCGGCGCCGCCAAGATCGCGTTCCTGGAGTCGAACCCGGTCACCGCGCGGATGACCGCCGTCAAGGAGAAGCGGTACGTCCTGCTCCCCGGCCAGGCCATGAACCCGACCATGCGCACCGTCGGCGCCGTCGAGACCGTGGCGCAGGCCCTGCGCCGCTTCGGGCTCGGCGGGTGA
- a CDS encoding FecCD family ABC transporter permease: MTARRAPLWLAVVGGLALLLVSVALAVTFGPAGIGVSDVWTTVLAHLGWGSSSLSPLRDGIVWHLRVPRTLLAAVCGAGLAVCGVVLQSLLRNPLADPFVLGVSSGASTGAVVVVVLGIGGGAVTLSAGAFVGAVCSFALVLLLSQALGGRVDRVVLCGVAAMQLFSALTSFIVLTAADAETTKGVLFWLLGSLAGASWTDVAVCAAVLVLSLVVCVGHGRALDAFAFGEDAAASLGVRVGRTRVVLLCVTALLTAALVSVAGAVGFVGLVLPHATRAIIGSAHTRLLPVTALTGAVFLVWVDTAARTVLEPQEVPVGVLTSLIGVPAFIVVLARAGRVS, encoded by the coding sequence GTGACCGCCCGCCGCGCGCCGCTGTGGCTCGCGGTCGTCGGCGGGCTGGCGCTGCTGCTGGTGTCCGTCGCGCTCGCGGTCACGTTCGGACCGGCGGGCATCGGCGTCTCCGACGTCTGGACGACCGTGCTCGCCCACCTCGGCTGGGGAAGCTCCTCGCTGTCGCCGCTGCGCGACGGCATCGTGTGGCACCTGCGCGTGCCCAGGACCCTGCTCGCCGCGGTGTGCGGGGCCGGGCTCGCGGTGTGCGGCGTGGTGCTCCAGTCGCTGCTGCGCAACCCGCTGGCCGACCCGTTCGTGCTCGGGGTGTCCTCGGGCGCGTCGACCGGGGCCGTGGTCGTCGTCGTGCTCGGCATCGGCGGCGGCGCCGTGACGCTGTCCGCCGGGGCGTTCGTGGGCGCGGTGTGCTCGTTCGCGCTGGTGCTGCTGCTGAGCCAGGCGCTCGGCGGGCGGGTGGACCGGGTCGTGCTGTGCGGGGTCGCGGCGATGCAGCTGTTCTCGGCGCTGACCTCGTTCATCGTGCTCACCGCCGCCGACGCCGAGACCACCAAGGGCGTGCTGTTCTGGCTGCTCGGGTCGCTGGCCGGGGCGTCGTGGACCGACGTCGCGGTGTGCGCTGCGGTGCTGGTGCTCTCGCTGGTGGTGTGCGTCGGGCACGGGCGGGCGCTGGACGCGTTCGCGTTCGGCGAGGACGCCGCCGCCTCCCTCGGCGTGCGGGTGGGGCGCACCAGGGTCGTGCTGCTGTGCGTGACCGCGCTGCTGACCGCCGCGCTGGTGAGCGTGGCGGGCGCGGTCGGGTTCGTCGGCCTGGTGCTGCCGCACGCGACGCGCGCGATCATCGGCTCCGCGCACACCCGGCTGCTGCCGGTGACGGCGCTGACCGGCGCGGTGTTCCTGGTGTGGGTGGACACGGCGGCGCGGACCGTGCTGGAGCCGCAGGAGGTGCCGGTGGGGGTGCTGACCTCGCTGATCGGGGTGCCCGCGTTCATCGTGGTGCTGGCGCGCGCGGGGAGGGTGTCGTGA
- a CDS encoding TetR/AcrR family transcriptional regulator, which produces MPTPDRTSVAEIVQAGRDLLESRGAAGLTMQAVAERVGVRAPSLYKRVRNREELVTLITEATADELGELLASAAGDLAGADALAAMARAIRVFAHRRPVGFALVFSAGVAMAQPVLARVAAPVLRASAALVGQEQALDAARTFTAWAHGFLTMELGGGFNLGGDVDRAYEYGVTLLTEALRARGEGLASG; this is translated from the coding sequence GTGCCGACGCCCGACCGCACGTCCGTCGCCGAGATCGTCCAGGCGGGGCGGGACCTGCTGGAGTCGCGCGGCGCCGCCGGGCTGACCATGCAGGCGGTGGCCGAGCGGGTCGGGGTGCGGGCGCCGTCGCTCTACAAGCGCGTGCGCAACCGCGAGGAGCTCGTCACCCTGATCACCGAGGCCACGGCGGACGAGCTCGGGGAGCTGCTCGCCTCCGCCGCCGGGGACCTCGCGGGCGCGGACGCGCTGGCCGCGATGGCGCGCGCGATCCGCGTCTTCGCGCACCGGCGGCCGGTCGGGTTCGCGCTGGTCTTCAGCGCCGGGGTCGCGATGGCGCAGCCGGTGCTGGCGCGGGTGGCGGCGCCCGTGCTGCGGGCCTCGGCGGCGCTCGTGGGTCAGGAGCAGGCGCTGGACGCGGCGCGCACGTTCACCGCCTGGGCGCACGGGTTCCTGACCATGGAGCTGGGCGGCGGGTTCAACCTGGGCGGCGACGTCGACCGGGCCTACGAGTACGGCGTCACCCTGCTCACCGAGGCGCTGCGCGCGCGGGGTGAGGGCTTGGCGAGCGGTTAG
- a CDS encoding CHAT domain-containing protein, giving the protein MTAEPPAVSVRVEHAGAGFSVAFHSALSPGAPQVLPIVDRGSVAEARDRLKLGLTRIKDLITALDVHADVLPAVAEELGSTARQVLLVLFGPHGARLLTAFWQEAFPDWASGRRVPVVECVGDVTGLLPLEFLPVFDLHALAVPVTGHADFVERCRSLIGFACVVRRAVLVRTPSDGRGEVRPLDGRVLVRYLHDGSLPGSGVERAWFEDAVGWVELRGPHPGESETPKEVARAITRAGESGRGDHVQHFSCHCDTTGDSALRYELSLRGEGGSVRLTLGELGEAFMLGDDREDAPLPLVFLNACGSSTVDPKTSLSFPQLFLENGNRGFLGTEIAIPDEEAAAFAVAFYRSFLVEGVGFGRSVHRARETLLHRHGNPLGLAYSAYGNTDLAVVRE; this is encoded by the coding sequence ATGACCGCTGAACCCCCAGCCGTCTCCGTCAGGGTCGAGCACGCCGGCGCCGGTTTCTCCGTCGCGTTCCACTCCGCGCTCTCCCCCGGCGCGCCGCAGGTCCTGCCGATCGTGGACCGGGGTTCGGTCGCCGAGGCCCGCGACCGGTTGAAGCTGGGACTCACCCGGATCAAGGACCTGATCACCGCGCTGGACGTGCACGCCGACGTGCTGCCCGCAGTGGCGGAGGAGTTGGGCAGCACCGCGCGCCAAGTGCTGCTGGTCCTGTTCGGTCCGCACGGAGCCAGGCTGCTGACGGCGTTCTGGCAGGAGGCGTTCCCGGACTGGGCGTCCGGCCGCCGGGTGCCGGTGGTGGAGTGCGTCGGCGACGTGACCGGGTTGCTCCCCCTGGAGTTCCTCCCCGTGTTCGACCTGCACGCCCTGGCCGTCCCGGTGACCGGGCACGCGGATTTCGTCGAGCGCTGCCGATCGCTCATCGGTTTCGCCTGCGTGGTGCGCCGCGCCGTCCTGGTGCGAACCCCCTCGGACGGCAGGGGCGAGGTGCGACCGCTGGACGGCCGGGTGCTGGTGCGCTACCTGCACGACGGGTCGCTGCCCGGCAGCGGGGTCGAACGCGCCTGGTTCGAGGACGCGGTCGGCTGGGTGGAACTGCGCGGCCCCCACCCCGGTGAGAGCGAGACGCCGAAGGAGGTCGCGCGCGCGATCACGCGTGCCGGGGAGTCCGGGCGAGGTGACCACGTGCAGCACTTCTCCTGCCACTGCGACACGACCGGGGACAGCGCGCTGCGCTACGAGCTGTCATTGCGCGGCGAAGGCGGCTCGGTGCGCCTGACCCTGGGCGAGTTGGGCGAGGCGTTCATGCTCGGCGATGACCGGGAGGATGCGCCCCTGCCCTTGGTCTTCCTCAACGCCTGCGGGTCGTCCACCGTGGACCCCAAGACCTCGCTGTCCTTCCCCCAGCTGTTCCTCGAGAACGGCAACCGCGGTTTCCTCGGCACGGAGATCGCGATCCCGGACGAGGAGGCAGCCGCGTTCGCGGTCGCGTTCTACCGGTCGTTCCTGGTGGAGGGCGTGGGTTTCGGGCGTTCGGTGCACCGGGCGCGGGAGACCCTGCTGCACCGGCACGGCAACCCACTCGGGCTGGCCTACTCGGCTTACGGCAACACCGACCTGGCCGTCGTCAGGGAGTGA
- a CDS encoding putative immunity protein → MSSDAIELSTDELRAVTAYAVACAEPALARFEARRPGDVRAREAVVAARAFADGGRRTKAIRDGAWAAQRACGEARDAGDPVAAEAARAAVAAAGAAYLHPLAKATQVPHVLGAAAHDARSAELDSGDAAAVLARAEGLADATVVAVLRRYPHAPAGRGRVGELTRLLDAALRRRVDGLADD, encoded by the coding sequence GTGAGCAGTGACGCGATCGAGCTGAGCACCGACGAGCTGCGCGCGGTCACCGCCTACGCGGTGGCCTGCGCCGAGCCCGCGCTCGCGCGGTTCGAGGCGCGGCGGCCGGGGGACGTCCGGGCGCGCGAGGCGGTGGTGGCGGCTCGGGCGTTCGCGGACGGGGGCAGGCGGACCAAGGCCATCCGGGACGGGGCGTGGGCGGCGCAGCGGGCGTGCGGGGAGGCGCGGGACGCCGGGGACCCGGTGGCCGCCGAGGCGGCGCGGGCGGCGGTGGCGGCTGCGGGCGCGGCGTACCTGCACCCGCTGGCCAAGGCCACCCAGGTGCCGCACGTCCTCGGGGCCGCCGCGCACGACGCCCGGTCCGCCGAGCTGGACTCGGGGGACGCCGCCGCGGTGCTGGCGCGGGCGGAGGGGTTGGCCGACGCGACCGTGGTCGCGGTGCTGCGGCGCTACCCGCACGCCCCGGCCGGTCGGGGGCGGGTCGGGGAGCTGACGCGCCTGCTGGACGCGGCGCTGCGGCGGCGCGTGGACGGGCTGGCGGACGACTAG
- a CDS encoding MBL fold metallo-hydrolase, whose protein sequence is MRLGPHLHRIGNDVVAAYLIVTDEGITVVDAGMAGHWRDLLAELESIGRGLADVRGVVLTHGDTDHIGFAERLRRDHGVPVHVHPADAARARGEVKTNPEWGSTKLGPLLGFLWCGLRKGGLRTTYLTEVVEVHDGQVLDLPGAPRVISLPGHSPGSLAVHVPIADALLVGDALTTRHVLTGERGPRPAPFTDEPERALESLARLADVEAKWVLPGHGAPWSDGVPAALAAVRAAKAARG, encoded by the coding sequence ATGAGACTCGGCCCCCACCTCCACCGCATCGGGAACGACGTCGTGGCGGCCTACCTGATCGTCACGGACGAGGGGATCACCGTCGTGGACGCGGGCATGGCGGGCCACTGGCGCGACCTGCTGGCCGAACTGGAGTCGATCGGCCGCGGCCTGGCCGACGTGCGCGGCGTGGTCCTCACCCACGGCGACACCGACCACATCGGCTTCGCCGAGCGCCTGCGCCGCGACCACGGCGTCCCGGTCCACGTCCACCCCGCCGACGCCGCGCGGGCGCGGGGCGAGGTGAAGACGAACCCCGAGTGGGGCAGCACGAAGCTCGGCCCCCTCCTGGGCTTCCTCTGGTGCGGCCTCAGGAAGGGCGGCCTGCGCACCACCTACCTGACCGAGGTGGTCGAGGTGCACGACGGCCAGGTGCTCGACCTGCCCGGCGCGCCCCGCGTGATCTCCCTGCCCGGCCACTCGCCGGGCAGCCTGGCCGTGCACGTCCCGATCGCCGACGCCCTGCTCGTCGGCGACGCGCTGACCACCCGCCACGTCCTGACCGGCGAGCGCGGCCCCCGGCCCGCGCCGTTCACCGACGAGCCGGAGCGGGCGCTGGAGTCGTTGGCGCGCCTGGCGGACGTCGAGGCGAAGTGGGTGCTGCCGGGGCACGGCGCACCGTGGTCGGACGGCGTCCCCGCGGCGCTGGCGGCCGTGCGGGCGGCGAAGGCGGCACGCGGCTAG
- a CDS encoding Pepco domain-containing protein, translating into MTEDNESTIRLLGLEEPEPGRAERSGRRREEFRYERSEIPVEVFRRRVEEFLGSVREVVAGLSATAGDYHLDQVQVSVEISAKGQLSLLGTGGELAGKGGMVFTFKRGSAPEA; encoded by the coding sequence ATGACCGAGGACAACGAGAGCACCATCAGGCTGCTGGGCCTGGAAGAACCCGAACCGGGCAGGGCCGAGAGGTCGGGGCGCAGGCGGGAGGAGTTCCGGTACGAACGCAGCGAGATCCCCGTCGAGGTGTTCCGGCGCAGGGTCGAGGAGTTCCTCGGCTCGGTACGCGAGGTCGTCGCCGGGCTGTCGGCGACGGCGGGTGACTACCACCTGGACCAGGTGCAGGTGTCGGTGGAGATCAGCGCCAAGGGGCAGCTGTCACTGCTGGGAACCGGCGGCGAGTTGGCGGGCAAGGGAGGCATGGTGTTCACGTTCAAGCGAGGCTCCGCTCCCGAAGCATGA